The following are encoded together in the Lathyrus oleraceus cultivar Zhongwan6 chromosome 3, CAAS_Psat_ZW6_1.0, whole genome shotgun sequence genome:
- the LOC127130624 gene encoding uncharacterized protein LOC127130624: MRFEFPDEDIMLIRDCNIPGPEEGPEPGSRWTMVFDGASNAHGNGVGAVITSPTNFHLPFTARLCFECINNMDKYEACIFGIEAAIDLRIKILEVYRDSALVISQVKGDWDTRDHKLIPYKEHVLKLVPYFDEITFHHIPREENQLADALATLVPMFKVKWKNEAPSFHLNYLDEPAYYMQQKTKLTVILGSATS; the protein is encoded by the coding sequence ATGCGTTTCGAATTCCCCGACGAGGATATCATGTTGATTAGGGATTGCAACATCCCTGGTCCCGAGGAAGGACCCGAGCCTGGATCTCGATGGACcatggtttttgatggagcttctaatgcTCATGGCAATGGCGTTGGGGCAGTAATCACTTCTCCAACTAATTTCCACCTCCCCTTCACCGCCCGATTATGTTTTGAATGTATAAACAATATGGACAaatacgaggcttgtatctttgGTATTGAAGCTGCTATCGATCTTAGAATCAAAATCCTAGAAGTCTATagagattcagccttggtaatcagccaagtcaaaggagattgggatacTAGAGATCATAAACTCATTCCTTACAAAGAGCATGTCTTGAAACTAGTCCCCTACTTCGATGAAATTACATTCCACCACAtccctcgagaagagaatcagctAGCTGACGCTTTGGCAACTTTGGTGCCCATGTTTAAAGTTAAGTGGAAGAACGAAGCACCATCCTTTCACCTGAACTACTTGGACGAACCTGCTTACTATATGCAGCAGAAGACGAAGCTGACGGTCATCCTTGGTTCCGCGACATCATGA